Proteins encoded within one genomic window of Parolsenella massiliensis:
- a CDS encoding EamA family transporter: MWMAAAVASALFAGLTSILAKCGIRNTDSDVATAIRTLVVLVFAWVMALITVPDVPTALGAISARSYVFLALSGLATGGSWICYFKALSVGDVNKVVPIDKSSTALSTLLAIVLFGETSHLAVKLVATVAILAGTLMMIERHEQTGEAVSGTGWLVPAVLSAVFAALTSILAKVGIEGVDSNLATALRTCVVLVMAWAIVAGRGKLPLVRRARGRELAFLCASGLATGASWLCYYYAVQTGQVSVVVQLDKLSILVSIAFSRLAFGERLSRRAAAGLAAIVLATAAMVAWA; this comes from the coding sequence ATGTGGATGGCGGCGGCCGTGGCGTCGGCGCTCTTTGCCGGCCTTACGTCCATCCTTGCCAAGTGCGGCATTCGCAACACGGACTCCGACGTGGCGACGGCCATACGCACGCTCGTCGTTCTCGTGTTTGCTTGGGTCATGGCGCTCATCACCGTGCCCGACGTGCCCACGGCGCTCGGGGCCATCTCGGCGCGCTCCTACGTGTTCCTCGCGCTGTCGGGCCTGGCGACGGGCGGCAGCTGGATCTGCTACTTCAAGGCGCTGTCGGTGGGAGACGTCAACAAGGTGGTGCCCATCGACAAGTCGAGCACGGCGCTCTCCACGCTTCTGGCCATCGTGCTGTTTGGCGAGACGAGCCACTTGGCCGTGAAGCTCGTGGCCACCGTGGCGATCCTCGCGGGCACCCTCATGATGATCGAGCGCCATGAGCAGACGGGGGAGGCGGTGAGCGGGACCGGCTGGCTCGTGCCCGCCGTGCTCTCGGCGGTGTTTGCGGCCCTCACCTCGATTCTCGCCAAGGTGGGCATCGAGGGGGTCGACTCAAACCTCGCGACGGCGCTGCGCACGTGCGTCGTGCTCGTCATGGCGTGGGCAATCGTCGCCGGTCGAGGAAAGCTGCCGCTCGTGAGGCGGGCGCGTGGCCGTGAGCTGGCGTTTCTGTGCGCGTCGGGCCTGGCGACGGGCGCGAGCTGGCTGTGCTACTACTACGCGGTGCAGACGGGGCAGGTGAGCGTCGTCGTGCAGCTCGACAAGCTGTCGATCCTGGTGTCCATCGCGTTCTCGCGCCTGGCGTTTGGCGAGCGGCTCTCGAGGCGCGCGGCGGCGGGGCTTGCCGCCATCGTGCTCGCGACGGCCGCGATGGTCGCCTGGGCGTAG
- a CDS encoding Na+/H+ antiporter NhaC family protein, which yields MLEMVTLGAFCFELIVMVALGVPVLVPLVVGFVLFVAYGLVRGHGMAELMRMAASGVSTASGVIESFVLIGILTALWRAAGTISEVVVLAAPLITPGVAPLAVFLLTSLMSFLMGTAFGTAATMGVVCMTIASSMGANALLCGGAVLAGAYFGDRCSPMSSSSLLVRSVTHTSLGANFRAMVRSSLVPLILTVAVYGAAGLALAPSGTGAAQQTVGLLGSYFSQGLVALVPVIPVLILPLLRVGMRRSMCASIALAVVVCVVARGMTVPDIATSAVLGFVPSDAQVAAIMSGGGIVSMANVTAIVCLSSSFSGLFAGTGILSGVRERMGSLARRVTPFGAVLAVAVPASMVACNQTLGTMLASELCEGLEDSAGALALDLEDSAIVVSPLVPWSTACAAVVTMCGAPVLCWATAFYLWLIPMWHLMASLAARRDTRASRSVARLALTA from the coding sequence ATGCTCGAGATGGTCACGTTGGGAGCCTTCTGCTTCGAGCTCATCGTCATGGTCGCGCTTGGCGTGCCGGTGCTCGTGCCGCTCGTCGTGGGCTTCGTGCTGTTCGTGGCCTACGGGCTCGTGCGCGGTCACGGCATGGCAGAGCTCATGCGCATGGCGGCGTCTGGCGTGTCCACGGCGAGCGGCGTCATCGAGTCGTTCGTGCTCATCGGCATCCTCACGGCGCTGTGGCGCGCCGCCGGCACGATCTCTGAGGTCGTCGTGCTCGCGGCGCCCCTCATCACGCCGGGCGTGGCCCCGCTTGCGGTCTTTCTGCTTACCTCGCTCATGTCGTTTCTCATGGGCACGGCGTTTGGCACGGCCGCCACGATGGGCGTCGTGTGCATGACGATTGCCTCGTCCATGGGCGCGAACGCGCTGCTGTGCGGCGGGGCGGTCCTGGCGGGCGCCTACTTTGGCGACCGTTGCTCGCCCATGAGCTCGAGCTCCCTGCTTGTTCGCTCCGTCACGCACACGAGCCTTGGCGCCAACTTCCGCGCCATGGTGCGCTCCTCGCTCGTGCCGCTCATTCTCACGGTGGCGGTGTATGGTGCTGCGGGCCTGGCCCTGGCTCCGTCTGGCACCGGTGCCGCCCAGCAGACGGTTGGCCTTCTGGGCTCCTACTTCTCGCAGGGGCTTGTGGCCCTCGTGCCCGTCATCCCCGTGCTTATCCTGCCGCTGCTTCGCGTGGGCATGAGGCGCTCGATGTGCGCGAGCATTGCGCTCGCCGTCGTGGTCTGCGTGGTGGCCCGCGGCATGACCGTGCCAGACATCGCCACGAGCGCGGTTCTGGGCTTTGTGCCCTCCGACGCCCAGGTCGCCGCCATCATGAGTGGCGGCGGGATCGTCTCCATGGCAAACGTCACGGCCATCGTCTGCCTGAGTTCGAGCTTCTCGGGCCTGTTTGCGGGCACCGGCATCCTGTCGGGCGTGCGCGAGAGGATGGGCTCGCTTGCGAGGCGCGTCACGCCGTTCGGCGCCGTGCTCGCGGTGGCCGTGCCCGCGTCGATGGTTGCCTGCAACCAGACCTTGGGAACGATGCTTGCCAGTGAGCTGTGCGAGGGCCTCGAGGACAGCGCCGGCGCGCTCGCGCTCGACCTGGAGGACTCCGCCATCGTCGTGTCGCCGCTCGTGCCGTGGAGCACGGCGTGCGCCGCCGTCGTGACGATGTGCGGGGCGCCTGTCCTGTGCTGGGCCACGGCCTTCTACCTGTGGCTCATTCCGATGTGGCACCTCATGGCCTCGCTTGCCGCCCGCCGAGACACGCGCGCCTCGCGCAGCGTGGCGCGCCTCGCGCTCACGGCCTAG
- a CDS encoding LysR family transcriptional regulator: MNFQTMEYFRAIAEQRSFTKAAEQLHVTQQTLSAHIAGVERELGTKLIVRSTPLRLTHEGETFLSYAKRFGRGLADLRREIAGPSQLQSGTLRVGISFTRGRTILPGAIERFCELYPNVTVDLREDTNETLAANLMARRLDVAIGVFSGNEPLIEAHPFFDERMVLLATRELLERNGLSVDELAAPLMAGDVSPLAGCPFVLSPPEDISGQQGLKIIERAGFRPHVKAFSRNMATLLSLALRSVGVCICPLDLLNDTGTPEQKRSLISYELGADASYAISYALPAGGYRWPVVDEFVRIATEHVASVEAVTYG; encoded by the coding sequence ATGAACTTCCAGACCATGGAGTACTTCCGTGCCATCGCCGAGCAGAGGAGCTTCACGAAGGCCGCCGAGCAGCTGCACGTGACGCAGCAGACGCTCTCGGCGCACATCGCCGGCGTCGAGCGCGAGCTGGGGACAAAGCTCATCGTTCGCTCCACGCCGCTTCGCCTCACGCACGAGGGCGAGACGTTCCTCTCCTACGCCAAACGCTTCGGTCGCGGCCTTGCCGACCTGCGTCGAGAGATCGCGGGCCCCAGCCAGCTGCAGTCAGGCACCCTTCGCGTGGGCATCTCGTTCACGCGAGGACGCACGATCTTACCCGGAGCCATCGAGCGCTTCTGCGAGCTCTACCCCAACGTCACCGTTGACCTGCGCGAGGACACGAACGAGACGCTCGCGGCAAACCTCATGGCCCGCAGGCTCGACGTGGCCATAGGGGTCTTCTCGGGAAACGAGCCGCTCATCGAGGCGCACCCCTTCTTCGACGAGCGCATGGTGCTTCTCGCCACGCGCGAGCTGCTCGAGAGAAACGGACTGTCGGTCGACGAGCTCGCGGCGCCCCTGATGGCCGGGGACGTCTCGCCGCTTGCCGGATGCCCGTTCGTCCTGAGCCCGCCGGAGGACATCTCGGGCCAGCAGGGACTCAAGATCATCGAGCGCGCGGGGTTCAGGCCCCACGTCAAGGCCTTCTCGCGCAACATGGCAACGCTGCTGTCACTCGCCCTCAGAAGCGTTGGCGTCTGCATCTGCCCGCTTGATCTGCTGAACGACACCGGCACGCCCGAGCAGAAGCGCAGCCTCATCTCCTACGAGCTGGGCGCCGACGCCTCCTACGCCATCAGCTACGCGCTGCCTGCCGGCGGCTACCGCTGGCCCGTCGTCGACGAGTTCGTGCGCATCGCCACCGAGCACGTCGCGAGTGTCGAGGCCGTTACCTACGGCTAG
- a CDS encoding excinuclease ABC subunit A produces the protein MARTEEMPTHIEVRGARVHNLHDVDVDIPLGQVTGIAGVSGSGKSSLALGVLYAEGSRRYLEALSTYTRRRLTQTARASVDEVRYVPAALALHQRPSVPGVRSTFGTMTELLNSLRLLFSRCASHVCPRCGVRMAPSVNVAAGLALTCPECGESFWAPSAEDLAFNSGGACSTCGGTGIVREVDRAALVPDEFISIDDGAVRPWGSLMWDLMKQVCGAMGVRTNVPFCELTDAERDIVFNGPAEKRHILYKSKKGDDFAELDFTYFNAVRTVENALAKAKDEKGFARVAKYLREGTCPDCAGTRLSERARSPRIGDVGLSDATAMTLDELVNWVADVPATMAPEMQDMARNICESLLDAARRLRELGLGYLSLDRAGATLSTGERQRVQLARAVRNRTTGVLYVLDEPSIGLHPANVDGLLGVMDDLVADGNSVVVVDHDVRVIEACDHLVEMGPEAGAGGGRVIAQGSVDEVRQTPASVIGPYLGTSPARIRPTVSADEMFAAGRIHLETNALHTVRPLVVDIPRGRLVAVTGVSGSGKTTLVLEELLPALAAASAGECLPECVRCVDAEGIARASLIDATPIGANVRSTVATYAGVHDELRRAFARSEEAKAAGYKAGDFSYNTGRLRCPTCEGTGSISLDVQFLPDVEIECPDCRGSRYVAAASDVHRVAKDGSELTLPQLMAMSVDEALDACTGLKKVQARLRTLSELGLGYLTLGEPTPALSGGEAQRLKLASEMGRAQDDAVFVFDEPTIGLHPRDVAVLVGVLDSLVAAGATVIVIEHDLDLIGNADYVIDMGPGGGEAGGRVVCAGTPAQLSACEDSVTGRYL, from the coding sequence ATGGCGAGAACCGAGGAGATGCCCACGCACATCGAGGTCCGTGGCGCCCGCGTGCACAACCTGCACGACGTTGACGTGGACATACCGCTGGGACAGGTCACGGGCATCGCGGGTGTCTCGGGCTCGGGGAAGAGCTCGCTGGCGCTGGGCGTGCTGTACGCGGAAGGCTCGCGGCGCTATCTCGAGGCGCTCTCAACCTACACGCGTCGGCGCCTCACCCAGACGGCGCGCGCGAGCGTCGACGAGGTGCGCTACGTGCCCGCGGCGCTCGCCTTGCACCAGCGTCCGAGCGTGCCAGGCGTGCGTTCCACGTTTGGCACCATGACCGAGCTACTGAACAGCCTGCGCCTGCTGTTCAGCCGCTGCGCGTCCCACGTGTGCCCACGCTGCGGCGTGCGCATGGCCCCGAGCGTCAACGTGGCCGCCGGCCTTGCGCTCACGTGCCCCGAGTGCGGCGAGAGCTTCTGGGCGCCTTCCGCCGAGGACCTCGCGTTCAACTCGGGTGGGGCGTGCTCCACCTGCGGCGGCACGGGCATCGTGCGTGAGGTGGACCGCGCTGCCCTCGTGCCCGACGAGTTCATCTCCATCGACGACGGCGCCGTGAGGCCCTGGGGCAGCCTCATGTGGGACCTCATGAAGCAGGTCTGCGGTGCCATGGGTGTGCGCACGAACGTGCCGTTCTGCGAGCTCACGGATGCTGAGCGAGACATCGTCTTCAACGGGCCGGCCGAGAAGCGCCACATCCTGTACAAGTCCAAGAAGGGCGATGACTTCGCCGAGCTCGACTTCACCTACTTCAACGCGGTCCGCACCGTGGAGAACGCGCTGGCGAAGGCCAAGGACGAGAAGGGCTTCGCGCGCGTGGCGAAGTACCTGCGCGAGGGCACCTGCCCGGACTGCGCGGGCACGCGCCTGTCCGAGCGGGCGCGCTCGCCGCGCATCGGGGACGTGGGCCTGTCAGATGCCACGGCCATGACCCTCGACGAGCTCGTGAACTGGGTTGCCGACGTTCCCGCAACCATGGCGCCCGAGATGCAAGACATGGCAAGAAACATCTGCGAGTCGCTTCTCGACGCGGCGCGCCGCCTGCGCGAGCTCGGCCTGGGCTACCTGTCGCTTGACCGCGCGGGCGCCACGCTCTCGACGGGCGAGCGCCAGCGCGTGCAGCTTGCCCGCGCCGTGCGCAACCGCACGACGGGCGTGCTCTACGTGCTCGACGAGCCCTCCATCGGCCTGCACCCGGCAAACGTGGACGGGCTTCTCGGCGTCATGGACGACCTCGTGGCAGATGGCAACTCCGTCGTGGTCGTGGACCACGACGTGCGCGTGATCGAGGCGTGCGACCACCTCGTCGAGATGGGGCCCGAGGCGGGCGCCGGCGGTGGCCGCGTCATCGCCCAGGGCAGCGTGGACGAGGTGCGGCAGACGCCCGCTAGCGTGATCGGCCCGTACCTGGGGACGAGCCCGGCGCGCATCCGGCCCACCGTGTCCGCAGACGAGATGTTTGCCGCGGGCCGCATCCACCTGGAGACGAACGCCCTGCATACGGTGAGGCCGCTCGTGGTGGACATCCCGCGCGGCAGGCTCGTGGCGGTGACGGGCGTCTCGGGCTCGGGCAAGACGACGCTCGTGCTCGAGGAGCTGCTGCCGGCGCTTGCGGCCGCCTCGGCGGGCGAGTGCCTTCCGGAGTGCGTGCGCTGCGTTGACGCCGAGGGCATCGCGCGGGCGAGCCTCATCGACGCCACGCCCATCGGCGCGAACGTGCGCTCCACCGTTGCCACCTATGCGGGCGTCCACGACGAGCTGCGCCGGGCGTTCGCGCGCAGCGAGGAGGCCAAGGCGGCGGGATATAAGGCCGGGGACTTCTCGTACAACACGGGGCGCCTGCGCTGTCCCACGTGCGAGGGCACGGGATCCATCTCGCTTGACGTGCAGTTCCTGCCCGACGTCGAGATCGAATGCCCCGACTGCCGTGGCTCTCGCTACGTCGCGGCCGCAAGCGACGTGCACCGCGTGGCCAAGGACGGCTCTGAGCTCACGCTTCCCCAGCTCATGGCCATGAGCGTCGACGAGGCCTTGGACGCATGCACCGGGCTCAAGAAGGTCCAGGCGCGCCTGCGCACCCTCTCCGAGCTGGGCCTTGGCTACCTTACGCTGGGCGAGCCCACGCCGGCGCTCTCTGGCGGCGAGGCCCAGAGGCTCAAGCTCGCAAGCGAGATGGGACGCGCGCAGGACGACGCCGTCTTCGTGTTCGACGAGCCCACGATCGGCCTGCACCCGCGCGACGTCGCGGTGCTGGTCGGCGTGCTCGACAGCCTCGTGGCAGCAGGCGCCACGGTCATCGTCATCGAGCATGACCTGGACCTCATCGGCAACGCCGACTACGTTATCGACATGGGTCCGGGCGGGGGCGAGGCGGGAGGCCGCGTCGTGTGCGCGGGCACGCCCGCCCAGCTGTCTGCGTGCGAGGATAGCGTGACAGGCCGCTACCTGTAG
- a CDS encoding aldo/keto reductase, giving the protein MSQANYGEGSPMECARLGHSGIEVSRLCLGGMSFGEASPRFHQWTIGLQETRAGKAPALGASEAYAYQLHNLQDVAEREGFTKFTSMQCHYNLLYREDEREMIPVCRQFDMALMPYSPMASGHLCRPTWDTDSKRSETDSTMVNKYGGAREEDLPIIACAAEVAARHEVPMARVALAWHWARASSRPSWAAPPQSASTTPWRPWTLRSRPMSSTISRNPIAPTSSWGQSRARARSRSRAPRR; this is encoded by the coding sequence TTGAGCCAGGCAAACTATGGCGAGGGGAGCCCCATGGAGTGCGCGCGTCTTGGTCATTCGGGCATCGAGGTCTCGCGCCTGTGCCTCGGCGGCATGAGCTTTGGCGAGGCGAGCCCGCGCTTCCACCAGTGGACGATCGGCCTGCAGGAGACGCGCGCTGGCAAGGCCCCCGCGCTCGGGGCGAGCGAGGCGTACGCCTACCAGCTCCATAACCTGCAGGACGTCGCCGAGCGCGAGGGGTTCACGAAGTTTACGAGCATGCAGTGCCACTACAACCTGCTCTACCGCGAGGACGAGCGCGAGATGATCCCCGTGTGCCGCCAGTTCGACATGGCGCTCATGCCCTACAGCCCCATGGCGAGCGGCCACCTGTGCCGCCCCACGTGGGACACGGACTCCAAGCGCTCCGAGACGGACTCCACCATGGTGAACAAATACGGCGGCGCTCGCGAGGAGGACCTTCCCATCATCGCGTGCGCCGCCGAGGTGGCGGCCCGCCACGAGGTGCCCATGGCCCGCGTGGCACTCGCGTGGCACTGGGCCAGGGCGTCGAGTCGCCCATCGTGGGCTGCTCCACCTCAGAGCGCGTCGACGACGCCGTGGCGGCCCTGGACGTTGCGCTCACGGCCGATGAGCTCGACTATCTCAAGGAACCCTATCGCGCCCACGAGCTCGTGGGGCCAAAGCCGCGCCCGGGCGAGAAGCCGCTCGCGGGCACCACGAAGGTGA
- a CDS encoding 3-hydroxyacyl-CoA dehydrogenase, whose amino-acid sequence MAFKKVVVAGGGVLGSQIAFQAAYCGFDVTVWLRSEGSIGRTQPKLDHLLGTYERAIHDMATGTGDWCCGIAEPGQPIDEQACLARARAAHDGIKLELDLAAAVADADLVIESMAEEAKAKNEFYAKLAPVLPAKTVIATNSSTLLPSQFAKATGRPDKYLSLHFANSIWKNNTAEVMGQSLTDPAHFDEMVEFAGQIRMIALPVRKEKSGYLLNSMLVPFLLSGLDLWAGGVSDPKSIDIAWTHGTGAPKGPFQVIDTVGLNTAYNIVMQYQGVPGLLNPLFKKMMLPYNYKAIAAKLKAMLDAGETFYGA is encoded by the coding sequence ATGGCATTCAAGAAGGTCGTCGTCGCCGGAGGCGGCGTGCTGGGCAGCCAGATCGCGTTCCAGGCCGCCTACTGCGGCTTCGACGTCACCGTGTGGCTTCGCAGCGAGGGCAGCATCGGGCGCACGCAGCCCAAGCTCGACCACCTGCTTGGGACCTACGAGCGGGCCATCCACGACATGGCGACGGGCACCGGCGACTGGTGCTGCGGCATCGCCGAGCCCGGCCAGCCCATCGATGAGCAGGCCTGCCTCGCACGCGCCCGCGCCGCGCACGACGGCATCAAACTTGAGCTCGACCTCGCCGCCGCCGTGGCCGACGCCGACCTCGTCATCGAGTCCATGGCCGAGGAGGCAAAGGCCAAGAACGAGTTCTACGCCAAGCTCGCGCCCGTGCTTCCCGCCAAGACCGTCATCGCCACGAACTCCTCGACGCTTCTGCCCAGCCAGTTCGCCAAGGCCACGGGACGCCCCGACAAGTACCTGTCGCTGCACTTCGCCAACTCCATCTGGAAGAACAACACGGCCGAGGTCATGGGCCAGTCGCTCACCGACCCTGCCCACTTCGATGAGATGGTCGAGTTCGCCGGCCAGATCCGCATGATCGCACTGCCGGTGCGCAAGGAGAAGAGCGGATACCTCCTCAACTCCATGCTCGTGCCGTTCCTGCTCTCGGGCCTGGACCTGTGGGCAGGCGGCGTGTCCGACCCCAAGAGCATCGACATTGCCTGGACGCATGGAACGGGCGCACCCAAGGGCCCCTTCCAGGTCATTGACACCGTGGGCCTCAACACCGCCTACAACATCGTCATGCAGTACCAGGGCGTGCCGGGGCTGCTCAATCCGCTGTTCAAGAAGATGATGCTGCCCTACAACTACAAGGCCATCGCCGCGAAGCTCAAGGCCATGCTCGATGCAGGCGAGACCTTCTACGGCGCCTAG
- a CDS encoding MATE family efflux transporter, with product MGKEAQDKRGLDMLSGSLWKSIPAFALPVAATGILEQMSSLIDTMMVGHLSGDAGPAAMAAVGSNTPITSLLLNLFIGIALGTNVVIANAIGSGDERTIHKAVHSSVAFAAAGVIVTVVGELAAAPLLHLLSVPAENFDQALAFLRVYLLGMPSILLYNFEAAIFRSVGITKMPLQALALSSLINVALVWLFIPVMGWGVVGAAAATAISYTVSAAVLFVRLTRIDSPIRLNPRELSIDRAVLARVVRIGLPAGLQSAVFSLANIVIQACINSLGTEVMAASSAVISLEYVVYSLLNSFSQACTTFVGQNFGASNVGRCKRVLLVSLVEAEVAELVMLAILLGLGRQIVAAFNPDPAVVELGYLRICILFPSYMFSMAYENMSGYLRGFGISLPPALITALSVCGWRFFWVSVVFPASPTFLTLLAIYPISLGCTTLLVFVALMVIRPSRIYATQNA from the coding sequence ATGGGCAAGGAAGCGCAGGACAAGCGAGGACTCGACATGCTCTCGGGGTCGCTGTGGAAGTCGATTCCCGCCTTTGCGCTGCCCGTCGCCGCCACCGGCATCCTTGAGCAGATGAGCTCGCTCATCGACACGATGATGGTGGGGCACCTCTCCGGTGACGCGGGGCCCGCCGCGATGGCGGCCGTCGGGTCAAACACGCCCATCACGAGCCTGCTGCTGAACCTCTTCATCGGCATCGCGCTCGGCACCAACGTCGTCATCGCCAACGCCATCGGGTCGGGCGACGAGCGGACCATCCACAAGGCGGTCCACAGCTCCGTCGCCTTCGCCGCGGCGGGCGTCATCGTCACCGTTGTGGGCGAGCTTGCGGCTGCGCCGCTGCTCCACCTCCTGAGCGTCCCCGCCGAGAACTTTGACCAGGCCCTCGCCTTCCTGCGCGTCTACCTGCTGGGCATGCCCTCCATCCTGCTCTACAACTTCGAGGCAGCCATCTTCAGGAGCGTCGGCATCACCAAGATGCCGCTCCAAGCGCTCGCGCTCTCCTCGCTCATCAACGTCGCGCTCGTGTGGCTGTTCATACCCGTTATGGGCTGGGGCGTGGTAGGGGCCGCGGCCGCAACGGCGATCAGCTACACGGTGAGCGCGGCCGTCCTGTTCGTCCGGCTCACGCGCATCGACTCGCCGATCCGCCTGAACCCGCGCGAGCTCAGCATAGACCGGGCGGTGCTCGCGCGCGTGGTGAGGATCGGCCTTCCCGCCGGTCTGCAGAGCGCCGTGTTCTCGCTTGCCAACATCGTGATCCAGGCCTGCATCAACAGCCTGGGGACCGAGGTCATGGCGGCGAGCTCGGCCGTGATCTCGCTCGAGTACGTGGTCTACAGCCTCCTGAACTCGTTCAGCCAGGCGTGCACCACCTTCGTGGGCCAGAACTTCGGCGCGTCCAACGTGGGGCGCTGCAAGCGCGTCCTTCTCGTGTCGCTCGTGGAGGCCGAGGTGGCCGAGCTCGTCATGCTCGCCATCCTGCTGGGGCTCGGACGCCAGATCGTGGCGGCGTTCAACCCCGACCCAGCCGTCGTCGAGCTTGGGTACCTGCGCATCTGCATCCTGTTCCCGTCCTACATGTTCAGCATGGCCTACGAGAACATGAGCGGCTACCTGCGAGGGTTTGGCATCTCGCTGCCCCCGGCGCTCATCACGGCGCTCAGCGTCTGTGGCTGGCGCTTCTTCTGGGTGAGCGTGGTGTTCCCCGCCTCGCCGACGTTCCTCACGCTGCTGGCCATCTATCCCATCAGCCTTGGCTGCACCACGCTGCTGGTATTCGTGGCCCTCATGGTCATCCGGCCGAGCAGGATCTACGCCACGCAAAACGCCTAG